The following are encoded together in the Phyllobacterium zundukense genome:
- the eutB gene encoding hydroxyectoine utilization dehydratase EutB, with amino-acid sequence MVDISAIENSRRRIKEHIEPTPFVCSAVLSEICGVPVNLKLEHHQTTGSFKIRGATNAILRLTEAERARGVIAVSTGNHGRALAHAARAVGSKATICMSKLVPENKVSEIRRLGADVRIIGNTQDEAQEEVDRLVRDNGLVLLPPFDHPDIIAGQGTIGLEIVEAMPDVATILVPISGGGLAAGIAAAVKALRPQTRVIGVSMQRGAAMKASLDAGRPVLVEEVRTLADALGGGIGLDNKLTFAMCQTLLDDFVLLNESEIAAGIRHAYEKEREVIEGSGAVGVGALLASKIAGLHGPVAVLLTGRNIDMELHRRIVCGMNNPLEGEN; translated from the coding sequence ATGGTTGATATTAGCGCAATCGAAAATTCGCGCAGGCGCATTAAGGAGCACATCGAACCGACACCGTTTGTATGCTCCGCAGTGCTCTCGGAAATCTGCGGCGTGCCGGTCAATCTGAAGCTTGAACATCACCAAACTACAGGCAGTTTCAAGATACGCGGTGCAACCAATGCTATCCTGAGACTCACTGAAGCCGAGCGGGCCCGAGGGGTCATCGCCGTTTCTACGGGCAATCACGGTCGGGCTCTGGCTCATGCAGCTCGTGCTGTGGGCTCCAAGGCCACAATCTGTATGTCTAAGCTGGTGCCCGAGAACAAGGTTTCCGAAATCCGGCGACTTGGCGCCGATGTGCGCATTATTGGAAACACGCAGGATGAGGCCCAGGAGGAAGTCGACCGTCTTGTGCGCGATAATGGCCTCGTTTTGCTGCCGCCATTCGACCATCCGGATATTATTGCCGGACAGGGGACAATCGGCCTCGAGATCGTTGAAGCAATGCCCGATGTGGCTACCATTCTTGTGCCCATTTCCGGCGGCGGCTTGGCCGCCGGGATAGCTGCAGCTGTCAAAGCTCTGCGGCCCCAGACGCGAGTGATTGGCGTTAGTATGCAGCGCGGCGCGGCGATGAAGGCGAGTCTCGACGCCGGCCGTCCGGTTCTGGTGGAGGAAGTTCGAACACTTGCTGACGCGCTCGGGGGTGGTATCGGGCTCGACAACAAACTCACGTTTGCCATGTGCCAAACCCTATTGGATGATTTTGTTTTGCTGAACGAGAGTGAGATCGCGGCCGGGATTCGCCACGCCTATGAAAAAGAACGTGAAGTCATTGAGGGCTCCGGAGCTGTAGGGGTGGGCGCGCTGCTCGCAAGCAAGATAGCCGGATTGCATGGGCCGGTCGCGGTTCTGCTTACAGGACGCAACATCGATATGGAACTGCATCGCCGGATCGTATGTGGGATGAACAATCCGCTTGAGGGAGAGAACTAA
- the eutC gene encoding ectoine utilization protein EutC has translation MPLIKIVAERELRRTVPLDQVAVQCVEDAFHSLATKTVAMPPILRLDIKDYRGEVDVKTAYVQGLDGFAVKISPGFFDNPKLGLPSTNGLMVLLSSKTGLLQALLLDNGYLTNVRTAAAGAVAAKYLARKDASVAAVLGAGIQARLQLQALTLVRPIREARIWARNAAKAEDLARELSEELRIPVQACADSREAVAGSDIVVTTTPANQPILSASWLEPGQHITAMGSDAEHKNELDPHAIVQADLYVADSLKQTRTLGELHHAISAGIVAADASFPELGDIIAGKIAGRSNDRQITIADLTGTGIQDTAIASLAFELAEATGTGSSFES, from the coding sequence ATGCCGTTGATCAAGATAGTGGCAGAGCGCGAGCTCAGACGAACCGTACCGCTTGACCAAGTCGCCGTGCAATGCGTCGAGGATGCATTCCATTCCCTTGCGACGAAAACCGTAGCAATGCCGCCAATTCTACGCCTTGACATAAAAGACTATCGGGGTGAGGTTGACGTCAAAACGGCGTATGTCCAGGGCCTCGATGGCTTTGCCGTTAAAATCAGCCCCGGCTTCTTTGACAATCCAAAGCTCGGCCTCCCGAGTACGAATGGTTTGATGGTGCTGCTCTCCAGCAAAACCGGTTTGCTCCAAGCACTACTGCTGGACAACGGCTATTTGACGAATGTTCGCACCGCGGCTGCAGGTGCGGTCGCAGCAAAGTATCTTGCACGAAAAGACGCTTCCGTGGCCGCGGTCCTGGGAGCTGGAATTCAGGCAAGACTGCAGTTGCAGGCGCTCACCCTGGTCCGGCCCATTCGCGAGGCTCGGATTTGGGCGCGGAACGCGGCAAAGGCCGAAGACCTTGCGCGCGAGCTCTCTGAAGAACTCCGGATCCCCGTGCAGGCGTGCGCGGATTCGAGGGAAGCCGTGGCTGGCTCCGATATCGTCGTCACGACCACGCCGGCCAACCAACCGATTTTGAGTGCCAGTTGGCTGGAACCGGGACAGCACATCACTGCTATGGGATCAGACGCCGAACACAAAAATGAGCTGGATCCGCATGCGATTGTCCAAGCGGATCTCTATGTCGCCGACAGCCTCAAGCAGACGCGCACCCTTGGTGAACTGCATCACGCGATCTCGGCCGGCATAGTCGCAGCCGACGCAAGCTTCCCAGAACTCGGTGATATTATCGCTGGAAAGATTGCGGGCCGTTCGAACGACAGACAGATCACGATCGCCGATCTAACTGGTACTGGCATCCAGGACACTGCTATTGCGTCGCTCGCCTTCGAACTGGCAGAGGCCACAGGGACTGGGTCGTCGTTCGAGAGCTGA
- a CDS encoding M14 family metallopeptidase codes for MNTREDILADVSASFSETYFEARERFLELAGSVSSYESPARGPANERLFTDVAWFGDPDAQRVGVLISGTHGVEGYCGSAGQIDWIRGGGPASLAPGQAMLIVHALNPYGFAWNRRVTQEGCDLNRNFIDFSKPIPHNSGYDELAEHLVPQELEGPIFEASETAIRKFREERGELVFQTARKSGQYRHSDGVFFGGFGPSHSRQTLERIAEQFDLKSRSLVVIVDAHTGLGPFGYGELQTEQCSGVSGYERALAMFGRSVTSPDLGTSSSVLVNGSIDEFWERLLGERHVYVALEFGTFDPENGRRVLREDHWLAKNPGTEAAIASAIRLRIREHYDPRSQDWREMVLWRSRQAHRQMFEG; via the coding sequence GTGAATACCAGAGAGGACATTTTGGCAGATGTTTCGGCGAGCTTTTCCGAGACGTATTTCGAAGCGCGGGAGAGGTTCCTCGAGCTGGCGGGTTCAGTTAGCTCCTATGAATCGCCAGCCCGAGGTCCAGCCAATGAAAGGCTGTTTACCGACGTGGCTTGGTTCGGTGACCCGGACGCTCAACGTGTCGGTGTCCTGATCTCGGGTACCCACGGCGTTGAGGGCTACTGCGGCTCAGCCGGGCAAATTGATTGGATCCGAGGTGGCGGGCCTGCATCGCTTGCGCCAGGGCAGGCGATGCTGATCGTTCACGCCCTCAATCCGTACGGTTTTGCTTGGAATCGCCGTGTTACGCAAGAGGGCTGTGATCTAAACAGAAATTTCATCGATTTTAGCAAGCCCATCCCTCACAATTCGGGTTACGATGAGCTCGCGGAGCACTTGGTGCCGCAAGAGCTCGAAGGACCGATCTTCGAGGCTTCCGAAACTGCAATCAGGAAATTCCGAGAGGAAAGAGGCGAACTCGTTTTCCAAACTGCGCGGAAGTCAGGCCAATATCGTCACTCCGATGGCGTATTCTTCGGCGGCTTTGGTCCGAGTCATTCTCGGCAGACGCTTGAGCGGATCGCCGAGCAGTTCGACCTAAAGTCCAGGAGTTTAGTTGTCATCGTTGACGCCCACACGGGACTTGGCCCGTTCGGGTACGGTGAATTGCAGACGGAGCAGTGCTCGGGCGTTTCCGGATATGAGCGCGCGCTGGCAATGTTCGGTCGATCGGTCACATCTCCGGATCTTGGAACGTCGTCATCTGTTCTCGTCAATGGCTCGATCGACGAATTCTGGGAACGTCTTCTCGGAGAAAGGCATGTATACGTCGCGCTTGAATTTGGAACGTTTGATCCGGAAAATGGGCGGCGAGTGCTTCGCGAGGATCACTGGCTAGCCAAGAACCCGGGCACGGAAGCTGCGATCGCAAGCGCTATTCGGCTACGCATTCGCGAGCATTATGACCCGCGTTCACAGGACTGGCGGGAGATGGTACTGTGGCGGAGCCGGCAAGCTCATCGCCAGATGTTTGAAGGATGA
- a CDS encoding Lrp/AsnC family transcriptional regulator → MNITEKDRELLVLLGENARAPVASLARKLVLSRTTIQARIDRLEREGVIAGYGLRLSDAYASSLARAHVMITLAPKVLAQVCVSIRGIHAVKSLHSVSGTFDLIAVVEAPSISELDQLVDRIGMIDGVERTLSSIILSTRISR, encoded by the coding sequence GTGAATATTACGGAAAAGGACCGCGAACTGCTGGTCCTATTGGGCGAAAATGCGCGCGCGCCGGTAGCGAGCCTTGCAAGAAAGCTCGTCTTGTCGAGAACGACCATTCAGGCCAGAATTGACCGCTTGGAGCGCGAAGGTGTAATTGCCGGATACGGCCTGAGACTGTCGGACGCCTACGCATCCAGTCTGGCGAGAGCCCATGTCATGATCACACTTGCGCCGAAGGTTTTGGCTCAGGTTTGCGTTTCAATCCGCGGAATTCATGCCGTGAAATCGCTTCACTCGGTGAGCGGCACATTCGACCTGATCGCGGTTGTTGAGGCACCGTCGATTTCAGAGCTTGACCAACTTGTTGACAGAATTGGCATGATCGATGGCGTCGAACGCACACTTTCGTCGATCATTTTGTCAACAAGGATTAGCCGATGA
- a CDS encoding Lrp/AsnC family transcriptional regulator, with protein sequence MTQLDRMDIALLKAVQKNNRLTSEELAEVVHLSPTACQRRLKRLRSAGVIEADVSIISPKGVGRHITMIVMVSLERERADIVDRFKTAIRNTREVMMGYYVTGEADFILVVTAKDMEDYEQFTRRFFYENADIKGFKTTVVMDRIKASFAIPVDA encoded by the coding sequence ATGACTCAGCTCGATCGCATGGATATCGCACTGCTAAAAGCTGTTCAGAAGAACAATCGGCTGACATCCGAAGAATTGGCCGAGGTAGTACATCTGTCGCCTACAGCTTGCCAACGGCGGCTTAAGCGCTTGAGGAGTGCGGGTGTCATTGAGGCGGATGTATCGATCATCTCCCCCAAAGGCGTTGGTCGACACATCACAATGATCGTAATGGTTTCCCTCGAGCGAGAGAGAGCTGACATTGTCGATCGTTTCAAAACTGCAATACGAAATACGCGCGAAGTGATGATGGGTTACTATGTAACCGGAGAAGCCGACTTCATACTGGTCGTAACAGCCAAAGATATGGAGGACTATGAGCAGTTCACTCGGCGCTTTTTTTATGAGAATGCGGACATCAAAGGCTTCAAAACAACGGTGGTGATGGATCGTATAAAGGCGAGTTTCGCTATTCCTGTCGATGCGTGA
- a CDS encoding ABC transporter substrate-binding protein: protein MSLLINRRRFIQATSSAVAIGALSSASGRARASTSGELRVNMSGGNWGEAFKEAFVKPFEAETGITVVPIEQDLSTSHIALMVESNNVSIDVIQTVVQGNLRQAEAGYLEKIDYSIFNKDDLDNTLDYCKEPFGFGPYVSSQNMVWNTEKFPPGKPRPTNWAEFWDVEKFPGTRSLETGVWGGEGPFEEALLADGVAMDALYPMDIDRVFASLDRIKPHIRKWWASGSEILQMLRDDVVEIAHSYDGRANSLIDAGEPIEINRNQAKLTWDMYAIPKGSPNVELAHKFIASLARPDRQATLAKLFAQSPSNKKAYSLIPDDIARKLAAHPDYASTSYFANSKWYIEKGPDGLTNSQRITERWNEWVLR, encoded by the coding sequence ATGAGTTTATTGATCAATCGCAGGCGCTTCATACAGGCGACGTCATCGGCAGTAGCGATCGGTGCGTTGTCATCTGCTTCTGGGCGTGCCCGGGCCAGCACCTCGGGCGAGCTAAGGGTAAACATGAGCGGCGGAAACTGGGGTGAGGCCTTCAAGGAAGCCTTCGTCAAGCCATTCGAGGCAGAGACTGGAATTACAGTTGTTCCCATTGAGCAAGACCTCTCCACATCCCACATCGCCTTGATGGTGGAGTCAAACAATGTGTCAATTGATGTTATTCAAACCGTCGTTCAAGGAAATCTTCGCCAAGCCGAAGCCGGCTATCTTGAGAAGATTGATTATTCGATCTTCAACAAAGATGACTTGGATAATACTCTGGATTATTGCAAGGAGCCATTCGGCTTCGGGCCATATGTGTCCTCCCAGAACATGGTATGGAATACAGAGAAATTCCCCCCGGGGAAGCCGCGCCCGACCAATTGGGCCGAATTCTGGGATGTCGAGAAATTTCCGGGCACCCGATCGCTGGAGACAGGCGTATGGGGAGGTGAGGGCCCCTTCGAGGAGGCGCTGCTCGCAGATGGTGTTGCCATGGACGCGCTCTACCCCATGGACATTGACCGGGTTTTCGCCAGCCTGGACAGGATAAAGCCGCACATCCGCAAATGGTGGGCAAGCGGCTCTGAGATTCTGCAGATGCTGCGCGATGATGTTGTCGAGATCGCGCATTCCTATGACGGCCGAGCGAATTCTCTTATCGATGCCGGTGAGCCGATCGAAATCAATCGAAATCAGGCCAAGCTCACCTGGGATATGTATGCGATTCCCAAGGGTAGCCCCAATGTTGAACTCGCGCATAAATTCATCGCTTCACTCGCTCGCCCCGATCGACAGGCGACGTTGGCGAAGCTATTCGCGCAGTCACCCAGCAATAAAAAAGCCTATTCATTGATCCCCGACGACATCGCGCGCAAGCTCGCTGCTCACCCCGACTATGCTTCGACAAGTTATTTCGCCAATTCAAAGTGGTATATAGAAAAAGGGCCGGATGGACTTACCAATTCTCAACGCATCACAGAGCGTTGGAACGAATGGGTTCTTCGCTAA
- a CDS encoding malonate--CoA ligase, with translation MANHLFDAIRNAIPSREKVLIVADNGVTWTFGDMLDSSARIANVLRNFDVGSGDRVAVQVEKSAEALMLYLACIRAGVVYLPLNTAYTAAELEYFISDAMPKLVVVAPEAAERLQIVASQAGARFETLGAKAEGTLFEFVSEQSDTFVDVERDPEDLAAILYTSGTTGRSKGAMLTHDNLLSNALALRAEWHFSNADKLIHALPLFHAHGLFVAANLTLLSGSSMYLLRKFDVDQIFAVLPRATVMMGVPTFYTRLLQDDRLTKEATQHVRVFISGSAPLLADTHRAFFERTGQAILERYGMTETIMITSNPYDGARVPGSVGYPLPGVSVRVTDPTTGAPLGAVEPGMIEVKGPNVFKGYWNMSEKTKEEFRSDGFFITGDIGIMEADGRLAIVGRNKDLIISGGYNVYPKEIEQAIDAIEGVVESAVIGLPHPDFGEAVTAVVVKGPLANLDEAAIAADIGARLARFKQPKHIIFVEDLPRNALGKVQKNILRNKYRDLLHNEQPQTQVLR, from the coding sequence ATGGCAAATCACCTATTCGATGCAATTCGCAACGCTATTCCCTCGCGCGAAAAAGTGCTCATCGTTGCCGATAATGGAGTAACGTGGACCTTTGGGGACATGTTGGATTCCTCGGCTCGAATTGCGAACGTCCTTAGGAATTTCGACGTGGGTTCCGGTGATCGAGTTGCTGTACAAGTCGAAAAGAGTGCTGAAGCTCTCATGCTATATCTCGCCTGCATCAGAGCGGGTGTGGTCTATTTGCCGTTGAATACGGCCTACACGGCGGCCGAACTTGAGTATTTCATTTCTGACGCAATGCCGAAGTTGGTTGTCGTCGCGCCCGAGGCCGCGGAACGCCTTCAAATCGTCGCCTCTCAAGCCGGGGCCCGGTTCGAGACGCTCGGTGCGAAGGCTGAAGGGACACTTTTCGAATTCGTTTCTGAGCAATCAGATACCTTCGTTGACGTCGAGCGGGATCCAGAAGACCTTGCCGCCATCTTGTATACTTCCGGTACGACCGGACGATCGAAAGGCGCGATGCTCACGCATGACAATCTACTCTCGAACGCCCTTGCACTTCGAGCAGAATGGCATTTCAGCAATGCTGATAAATTGATCCATGCGTTGCCGTTGTTCCACGCGCACGGTTTGTTTGTCGCGGCCAACTTGACGCTGCTTTCGGGGTCAAGCATGTACCTTCTCAGAAAGTTTGACGTCGATCAGATCTTTGCTGTTCTTCCTCGAGCAACAGTCATGATGGGCGTTCCGACCTTCTACACCCGCCTGCTGCAGGACGACCGGTTGACGAAGGAAGCCACCCAGCACGTTCGCGTGTTTATCTCCGGCTCCGCGCCGCTCCTCGCAGACACGCACCGCGCCTTCTTTGAACGTACCGGACAGGCAATCCTTGAACGCTACGGGATGACCGAGACGATCATGATCACATCCAATCCCTACGATGGCGCGCGCGTGCCGGGATCGGTCGGCTATCCGCTTCCAGGTGTGTCGGTGCGTGTTACAGATCCAACTACAGGGGCGCCGCTTGGGGCGGTTGAGCCCGGGATGATCGAAGTTAAAGGTCCTAACGTTTTCAAGGGCTATTGGAACATGTCTGAGAAGACAAAAGAGGAGTTCCGCTCCGACGGCTTTTTCATCACCGGTGACATCGGCATTATGGAAGCCGATGGTCGCCTGGCAATCGTTGGGCGAAACAAGGATCTGATAATTTCTGGCGGCTACAACGTCTATCCAAAAGAAATCGAGCAAGCGATCGATGCCATCGAAGGCGTCGTTGAAAGCGCCGTAATTGGTCTCCCGCACCCGGATTTTGGTGAGGCTGTGACCGCGGTCGTGGTGAAAGGGCCGCTCGCCAACCTCGACGAGGCGGCGATCGCGGCCGACATTGGGGCACGGCTAGCTCGCTTCAAGCAGCCCAAGCACATCATTTTTGTTGAAGACTTACCGCGCAACGCCCTGGGGAAAGTTCAAAAGAACATATTGCGAAACAAGTATCGCGATCTTTTGCACAATGAGCAGCCTCAAACCCAGGTGTTGCGATGA
- a CDS encoding M20/M25/M40 family metallo-hydrolase → MLLASHFEEETLPTVLLYGHGDVCNGEQHRWRDGLGPFELIQEGDRLYGRGTADNKIQHLINLVALGLLLQANGKLGFNIKFLLEMGEERGSFGLREFVEANRDKLVADVFIGSDGPRLSPTVPSVFLGSRGTLEFEMAVRLRDRDCHSGNLGGLLADPAIVLAHAIASITDQRGRIRIPEWLPNSLSEDVRAALADLPPPLNDPDWGETSLTPSERVFGWNSFSVLAMSSGSIDAPQSAISGVARAVGQLRFVVGTDMQDILPALRRHLDAYGFEMVEVSQIDEAFKATRLSPSHPWVRFVCNSIKKTVDKRPHVLPNLGGSLPNDLFANVLGLPTIWIPHSYAESGQHGPNEHALLSIALEAMKIMTGLFLDVADHASGAIMAEEGGAPLDE, encoded by the coding sequence TTGCTTCTGGCCAGCCATTTCGAAGAGGAAACCTTACCGACCGTGCTCTTGTACGGACACGGCGATGTGTGTAACGGCGAGCAGCATAGATGGCGCGACGGTCTGGGTCCTTTCGAACTCATCCAGGAAGGTGATCGACTCTACGGCCGGGGAACGGCGGATAACAAGATCCAGCACCTGATAAATCTCGTAGCTTTAGGCCTCCTACTGCAGGCCAACGGCAAGCTCGGCTTTAACATTAAGTTCCTTTTGGAAATGGGGGAAGAAAGAGGGTCTTTTGGCCTGCGTGAGTTTGTGGAGGCAAACCGCGATAAGCTTGTTGCCGATGTCTTCATCGGATCCGATGGTCCGCGTCTTTCGCCTACCGTTCCAAGCGTGTTCTTAGGCTCGAGAGGCACCCTCGAATTTGAAATGGCCGTACGGCTCCGGGATCGCGATTGTCATTCGGGCAATTTGGGAGGTCTGTTGGCGGACCCCGCTATCGTTCTTGCCCATGCGATCGCGAGCATTACGGACCAACGGGGGCGCATTCGCATTCCAGAGTGGCTGCCAAACAGTTTGAGCGAAGATGTCCGTGCAGCTCTTGCCGATCTTCCGCCGCCATTGAATGATCCTGATTGGGGTGAAACGTCTCTTACGCCATCAGAACGAGTTTTCGGCTGGAATTCGTTTTCGGTGCTTGCGATGTCCTCGGGTTCAATCGACGCTCCTCAATCCGCCATTTCCGGAGTTGCGCGGGCTGTTGGACAACTGCGTTTCGTAGTCGGTACCGACATGCAAGACATCTTGCCGGCTCTAAGGCGTCATCTTGACGCGTATGGCTTCGAGATGGTTGAGGTGTCGCAGATCGACGAAGCATTCAAGGCGACCCGGCTTTCCCCAAGCCACCCCTGGGTGCGGTTCGTTTGTAATTCAATCAAGAAAACTGTCGACAAGAGGCCGCACGTGTTGCCAAATTTGGGAGGCTCGCTGCCGAACGACCTCTTTGCCAATGTACTGGGTTTGCCCACGATTTGGATTCCGCACTCGTATGCTGAGAGCGGCCAGCATGGTCCTAATGAGCATGCCCTACTTTCGATCGCTCTTGAGGCAATGAAGATCATGACGGGACTTTTTCTCGATGTAGCCGATCATGCAAGCGGCGCTATCATGGCCGAAGAAGGGGGTGCGCCCCTCGACGAGTAA
- a CDS encoding enoyl-CoA hydratase/isomerase family protein, translating into MTSCGTTFSSGFDLRTVKEQDASAQTDEVAVLESLINRLAPSRLITIAALNGLAIGGASDLVLACDLRIATSAAGIRMPAALLGIPLYLGALRRYLLAFGSARGKHLIFTGTPAYAEELLSLGIVSEIVPPERLESRALELAKFLSSMPPLPLQAMKQAVDGLAHGAFDDSRLRIALEQAFDGQQIIRLIEAAHRPTRPSPFGSRSSSQYRDSEKCA; encoded by the coding sequence ATCACATCCTGTGGCACGACATTCAGCTCTGGCTTTGATTTGCGGACGGTTAAAGAACAGGATGCCTCCGCGCAGACTGACGAGGTGGCGGTCTTGGAAAGCTTGATCAACCGCCTGGCGCCTTCACGCTTGATTACCATTGCCGCTTTAAACGGACTGGCAATCGGTGGTGCCTCCGATCTTGTACTTGCTTGCGATCTGCGAATTGCCACTTCAGCGGCAGGCATCCGCATGCCTGCCGCGCTCTTAGGTATTCCGCTGTACTTGGGAGCATTGCGTCGCTATCTACTGGCTTTTGGATCTGCGCGAGGAAAGCATCTGATTTTCACGGGAACACCAGCTTACGCAGAGGAACTACTAAGTCTTGGCATCGTTAGCGAGATCGTACCACCGGAAAGGCTCGAATCGAGAGCACTCGAACTCGCAAAATTTCTCTCATCAATGCCACCGTTGCCTCTTCAGGCGATGAAGCAGGCAGTTGATGGCCTTGCTCACGGGGCGTTCGACGATAGCCGATTGCGGATCGCACTTGAACAGGCTTTTGATGGGCAGCAAATCATTAGGCTTATCGAAGCTGCACACCGCCCGACAAGACCAAGTCCGTTTGGCTCGAGAAGCTCGAGCCAGTACCGCGATTCCGAGAAATGCGCATGA